In Actinoplanes derwentensis, the following proteins share a genomic window:
- a CDS encoding alpha/beta hydrolase family protein — translation MFTYFPGNYIWSFGVTATLNSGGAIDEVDRACRPILDLARQGSDVGTEQFMQSWRRVADQVSLQAAEAEKSGHSRTAGQKYLRAGVYLCQAERMLSNSSPLRIPTYQHLLSVMEKSFELIDPSTTRVEVPFEGTTLPAYFTNASTDGTPRPVMIMWNGLDSTKEHMYTSGWPAEMAARGISVLQVDCPGSGEALRLQGLTARVETEDWAAACVDYLSARPDVRADRIGLVGWSLGGYYVPRAAAFEKRLALAVAWGANHNWGEVQKKRLDREGENPVPHYWEHVLWVWGAPDIATFIADAERITLNGVVDKITCPFLITHGTNDRQIDVSYAHQSFDQAVNAPKKDLRLFTPEEGGTEHIGLDHLPHVGAYTADWIEDTLRELDAA, via the coding sequence GGAGTTTCGGCGTCACCGCCACCCTCAACTCCGGTGGCGCGATCGACGAGGTGGACCGGGCCTGCCGGCCGATCCTCGACCTCGCGCGGCAGGGTTCCGACGTGGGCACCGAGCAGTTCATGCAGTCCTGGCGCCGGGTCGCCGACCAGGTTTCGCTCCAAGCGGCAGAAGCCGAGAAATCAGGACACTCGCGTACGGCGGGGCAGAAGTATCTGCGGGCCGGGGTCTACCTGTGTCAGGCCGAGCGGATGCTGTCGAACTCGTCGCCGCTCCGGATCCCCACATACCAGCACCTGTTGTCGGTGATGGAGAAGTCGTTCGAGCTGATCGACCCATCGACCACCCGGGTAGAGGTGCCGTTCGAGGGGACGACGCTGCCCGCGTACTTCACCAACGCGTCCACCGACGGCACCCCGCGACCGGTCATGATCATGTGGAACGGGCTCGACTCCACCAAAGAGCACATGTACACCTCGGGCTGGCCCGCTGAGATGGCCGCCCGGGGCATCTCGGTGCTGCAGGTCGACTGTCCCGGGTCGGGGGAGGCGCTGCGGCTGCAGGGGCTCACCGCGCGAGTGGAGACCGAGGACTGGGCCGCAGCCTGCGTGGACTATCTCTCGGCCCGGCCCGACGTCCGCGCCGACCGGATCGGGCTGGTCGGCTGGTCGCTGGGCGGGTATTACGTACCGCGCGCCGCCGCTTTCGAGAAACGGCTCGCCTTGGCCGTGGCCTGGGGCGCCAACCACAACTGGGGTGAGGTCCAGAAGAAGCGCCTGGACCGCGAGGGGGAGAACCCGGTCCCGCACTACTGGGAGCACGTGCTCTGGGTGTGGGGTGCGCCGGACATCGCCACCTTCATCGCCGACGCCGAGCGGATCACCCTCAACGGTGTCGTCGACAAGATCACCTGTCCGTTCCTGATCACCCACGGGACCAACGACCGGCAGATCGACGTGTCGTACGCGCATCAGTCCTTCGACCAGGCGGTCAACGCGCCCAAGAAGGACCTGCGCCTGTTCACCCCGGAGGAGGGCGGCACCGAGCACATCGGTCTCGACCACCTGCCGCACGTCGGCGCCTACACCGCCGACTGGATCGAGGACACCTTGCGAGAGTTGGACGCGGCATGA